A single region of the Phyllostomus discolor isolate MPI-MPIP mPhyDis1 chromosome 14, mPhyDis1.pri.v3, whole genome shotgun sequence genome encodes:
- the ELK4 gene encoding ETS domain-containing protein Elk-4 → MDSAITLWQFLLQLLQEPQNKHMICWTSDNGEFKLLQAEEVARLWGIRKNKPNMNYDKLSRALRYYYVKNIIKKVNGQKFVYKFVSYPEILSMDPMKVGRVEGDCDAFSFGEVSSGPRDAETGGREKPPQPGAKASSRNDYIHSGLYSSFTLNSLNASKRKPLKSIKIENPAEKLAERKSQESTPSVIKFVTTPSKKPLVEPVVATISTSSSISPSPEETIQVLETLASPKLPALEAPTSASSAAPAFSAPHVSSVSPSFQPPRTPSPPLGSNPDVDTDIDSVASQPMELPENLSLEPRDQDSALPEKDKTHNSSRSKKPKGLELAPILVITGSDPSPLGILSPSLPTASLTPALFSQTPILLTPSPLLSSIHFWSTLSPVAPLSPARLQGANTLFQFPSVLNSHGPFTLSGLDGPSTPGPFSPDPQKT, encoded by the exons ATGGACAGCGCTATCACCCTGTGGCAGttcctcctgcagctcctccagGAGCCTCAGAACAAGCACATGATCTGCTGGACCTCCGACAATGGGGAGTTCAAGCTTTTGCAAGCGGAAGAGGTGGCCCGGCTCTGGGGAATACGGAAGAACAAGCCCAATATGAACTACGACAAACTCAGCCGAGCCCTCAGATACTATTATGTGAAG AATATCATTAAAAAAGTGAATGGCCAGAAGTTTGTGTACAAGTTCGTCTCTTACCCGGAGATTCTGAGCATGGACCCCATGAAGGTGGGCAGGGTTGAGGGGGACTGTGACGCCTTCAGCTTCGGCGAGGTCAGCAGCGGCCCCAGAGACGCGGAGAccggagggagagagaagccgcCGCAGCCAGGGGCCAAGGCCTCCAGCCGCAACGACTACATTCACTCCGGCTTATACTCTTCGTTTACCCTCAACTCCCTGAACGCCTCCAAGAGGAAGCCTCTCAAGTCCATAAAGATCGAGAATCCAGCTGAGAAACTGGCAGAGAGAAAATCTCAGGAGTCAACACCATCTGTCATTAAATTTGTAACAACACCTTCCAAAAAGCCCCTGGTTGAACCTGTTGTCGCCACCATCTCAACCAGCTCAAGTATCTCTCCATCTCCGGAAGAAACCATCCAAGTGTTGGAGACCTTGGCTTCCCCCAAACTGCCTGCCTTGGAAGcaccaacctctgcctccagCGCAGCCCCCGCTTTTTCCGCCCCGCATGTTTCCTCCGTGTCCCCTTCCTTTCAGCCTCCTAGAACGCCTTCCCCACCGCTGGGTTCCAACCCAGACGTCGACACAGACATCGATTCTGTGGCTTCTCAGCCCATGGAACTGCCGGAGAACTTGTCTCTGGAGCCTAGAGACCAGGACTCAGCGTTGCCAGAAAAGGACAAGACACACAATTCGTCCAGATCCAAGAAGCCCAAAGGGCTGGAGCTGGCCCCCATCCTCGTGATCACGGGCAGCGACCCGAGCCCCCTGGGGATACTGAGCCCATCTCTCCCCACAGCTTCCCTCACGCCAGCACTTTTCTCACAG ACGCCCATCCTGCTGACTCCGAGCCCCTTGCTCTCCAGCATCCACTTCTGGAGCACCCTCAGCCCCGTTGCTCCCCTCAGTCCAGCCCGGCTGCAAGGTGCTAACACGCTTTTCCAG tttccttctgttCTGAACAGTCATGGGCCTTTCACTCTGTCTGGCCTGGACGGACCTTCCACCCCTGGCCCGTTCTCCCCAGATCCTCAGAAAACATAA